aaaaactttacTGCCTGAACCCACTGCATCTAAAGCCAATAAACAAGTTCCTAATAAGTTCCTAATAATGTTTATGATAGAGGAGACAAATCAcctggtaagcgattaccacgagaggggttgtaagtgcattgCCGGCCTTTAATATGGGTGTACAGAGGAGGAGGAGTAGGAATGaaggatatatacagaggattcctataactagcttatatatCTATCTAAAATAGACcgttgaggcattgtaccaaggatactggcggcatttcctcgctgtattacTCTCACTTTTCGgtcaccagtacccctagtgtaaatttgatcgacatcataacgtgacgaacgcatttgcgttaagtctcattttgtataggattttgagtttccaaaacgtcccgcttggcgcgctctttctaaattcaatacaaaatgagactaaacgcaaacgcgtacgtcacgtttcgaaatcgaatttatttacactaggggtacagatacgTCAACCAGCCGTTTCACGTTCTAATTAGTAATAgtatttagtaatattttaactaaattaataaaaaacttgCCAGTTCCAGCATAGCTAAATCTGCGTGTAAAAGAGCGTTCCAATTTAAGAAAAGTTTTGAATACCGCGAACTTACATGCCGTTTTAATTACTTCAGCGTTTAAAAGATTTATGTACATGTACGTACACCGGCGTTCCTTTAACTTAGTCGTTAATTGAGTCGTGAACCAATGGGCGTTGGGGCAAAAAGGTTCTTGACCAAGCACTGGAGTGTGGACAGCGGTATTTCACTCAGTCGGTTCGCTATTgctttgaatgaatgaatgaatgaatgaaaattaatccagaaaattatttccatacacatttacacataattacattacataaagaattaaattaaattaaaataaaattaaatcaaattaaataacatcctaaaatttaaataacaatatattatattaaattaaaattcaaataagggCCTGCGTCCCGGGTTACCCTGAGCCCGTCACGATAGGCTTGTGGTAGCCCCTCCAGCGCTCGTGCAGCGGGCTGGCGTCCCACTCTCTCACCGCCGACAGTAGCGTGTTGGAGGAGCCGTATATTGCCTTTCTGGTGGCTTTGAGTAGTACATAATACGAGTACTAATAGATGTCTATTATGTACTCAAAAGATAACGTAAACTGTCGCCTGAGGTTTTTCGACCTTCAaaacttcaagaaaagagcatcctccttttttttttataacgcaCCTGGTTTCCAAGttctacatttttgtccaagcaCTGTTCAACCtgtcttttttatactacttcggtggcaaacaagcatacgggccgtatgtttgttacttagtgctaacgtttagtgtaaaaaaaaccggacaaccgcgagtcggactcgcccaccgagggtgcCGTACTTTTGCATAAATACAataccacatttatttacaataacaatatacataatggatatatacagatgattactacaactagcttatatctaaaataggcccttgaggcattgtagtttttttttatactacgtctgtggcaaacaagcatacggcccgcctgatggtaagcagtcaccgcagcctatggacgcctgcaactccagaggtgttacatgctcCTCTCCTaccttaaaggccggcaacgcactactttagatatagtttttaattactcttttaggtatgggttaactggaagagatccctcttagggataagttcgcctttttacTACCCAATTATGTTCCATCTGAAGTAATGTTtgtttttctcgtacaataaagtgtttacttacttacttacgcacttacaacccctctggtgttgcgggtgtccatgggcggcggtaatcgcttaccatcaggtgatccgtctgctcgtttgcctcctatatcatattaaaaatacttatagaaatataataaattataaaatagtttttgcCCAACTTAATTACACATACACGTTCCTACAGCATGAGAACAGATTAACTATTATAGGGTATCTGGGAGTATATAATAAGAAATGCGGCAGTACTTAATTAAGACGTGTATTTTACCAATCACGACCGGGAGACAACTAAGGAGCGAGCTATGCGTCGGGCCTTCCGTAGCCGCGCGGAATGCTGACAACGCATAGCAGTCCCTATAGTCGTCCcccccaaaaaaaatttttacaaaaaaattccaaaaataatcttaaagataatacaaaagatatctaattatgtttttaaattgtcaaacaatgtgaaaaaaaaaaaccaataaatgaatctaatttattttttaattttattgtgtcTGTTACCActtatcaattttaaattatatctgactgtacttttaatttaaataaaaatgtgcctcGTAAACAATACCGCGCTGCTCCTACCTGGAATTCAAGAGCGAGCGATAACAGAACACAATGTAACATGATTACTTACGTTTATTAAGTACAATGTTGTAATAAAGTTGACTCTAGAATAGGTACAATGCATTGTAGGTAAGTACTCAATACCAATCTTAAAATAGAATTTCATtggcttaaaactaaaatgatttTAGCACAATAATTTTGACACTTATACACACAATAATAATCCGCACTGCACTttaaacctttaaaaatatttgttgaggCTGACTTGAAGTGGCCTTAACTCCTGAAGTCAACTGATCCTGTGCCAGGACCTGGACTCGTCTGGTGAACCATTTGTTCATCTTCCTTTTGCAACTACTATAAAAGTAGTACAGCAAAAATACTAGTAGAATTATAACAATTACTACTAAAACAATACTAAATGTATTCAACTGGGTAGCTATCCCAGAAACGTTAATTGATGCTTCTGCCGTCAACGTACTTGATTTATCTGTATTATCCGAATCTTTCTTGCTACCGTAGTTACCCATAATTAGTTAGGTATTATATGTTTCGCTGCTTAAAGTGAAGTGCAAATTGTTCTgaatattttctaataaaatcaTGCAATCTAAATTACATgttgttacattaaaatacttaattgcaaaaatataaccTACTAACTCTGATTAAGTTTATTCATCACAAAATCGAACAGATTTCTTAACCATCCGACCACTACGCGTCACATAGGGTGCGACGCTAGGCATAGGCGGAGCGATTCCGCTACTCGCTTGTGGTGTACTTggagtaattattttttgtgatgAATTCACTTTTTCATTTAGTAAATACGCAGGTTTTAACCTATCAATTGACATATTTACTTCACGGTCTTCcaattgaattttgaaaaccTTGTCATTCCTTGAAATTACTTTATATGGCCCTTCGTAAGGCGTTTGTAAGGATGTTTTTACAATTCGACGAACAAATACATAACTACAAGTTTTAAGGTCAGGGCTAACAAAGAATTTGTTATTACTACTATGATGACAATATGGTCTCGGTGTCAAATTCCGTATTTTctctttaattttacttaacatGTAATGTGGTTCAGTTACATTTTTATcgacattacaaaaaaattcgGCTGGTAAACGTATGGAACAACCATAAACCAATTGAGCGGCACTAACACCAGTATCCAATCTAGGTACTGTACGGAGACCTAATAAAACGGTGTTTAACTCAGTAACCCATGAGGTACTATTAATACGCGCTTGCAACGCTGCTTTCAAAGATCTATGCCAGCGTTCAAGGACAGAATTACTCTCCGGGTGGTATGGTGTAGTTCTAAGCTTTTCCGTACCTATGTACTTCATTAACTGTCGGAAAAGGTTACTTTCAAACTGTTTACCTTGATCACTAGTTAAAGTAACTGGACACCCGAATCGAACTATCCAACCGTCATATATTGTTTGTGCTACTGTTTCTGCCGATATGTCCTGTAATGGGAACGCTTCAGGCCAACCGGTGGCACGGTCTATTATAGTAAGCAAATACCTACAACCTTCAGATGACGTTGGTAAAGGTCCGACCAAATCTACATGTATGTGCTCGAATCTGTCTACCTCTGGATACTTACCTGGAGTCGATTTGGTGTGTCGCGCGACCTTGGATTTCTGGCATGCAACGCAGGTTTTGGCCCAAAGACCTACATCTTTGTTCATGTTTGTCCAGAAAAACCTGTTAGAAACCATCTTACGTGACGTTCGTACACCTGGATGACTTAAATTATGAACACTTTTGAAAACATCGCGACGAAATTGCTCAGGAATGTACGGTCTCGCATTACCTGTAGATAATTCACAGTAAACAGTATAAGTGCAATTAGGCAacattatctctttaaattgtaatttatcattttgcaataaagtttttaactcGTCATCATTTTTCTGTGCCTTCGATAACATGAAATAATCGATCGCAATATTTTGAAGAGCAACAGTCTCTATTCTAGATAATGCATCGGCAACTACGTTGTCCTTACCCTGTATATGTCTTATATCAGTAGTGAACTCACTTATGAAAAGTAACTGTCTTGTTCGTCTAGGAATCTCTTTGTTACTGTCGCTATTCAATTTACTAAAAGCATATATCAAAGGTTTATGatctgtaaatataattagTTCTCTGCCTTCATGCAGATACCTAAAATGTTGTACAGACAAATAAATAGCTAGTAGTTCTTTATCGTAAGTACTGTATTTCATTTGTGCAGAAGTTAGCTTCTTAGAAAAATAAGCTAAGGGTTTCCAATTACCGTCAACATATTGTTGTATAACAGAACCAACGCACGTGTTGCTAGAGtctgcaaataaagaaataggtACCGTGGCAAGTGGGTATGCTAGCATAGCAGCATTTTCTAAGCTAATCTTACATTGTCGGAACGCTTCGTCAGCTTCCTGTGTCCACACTATAGGTGTTTTGTCGTTGCGTTTAGCTTTGTGAATGTACCTAAGTAATAATTCTTGATGTTGTACAGCGTGTGGCAAATGTGGTCTATAAAAGTTAATCATGCCTAAAAATGTTCGCAACTGATTAACTGTTTGCGGTTTAGGATAGTCTTTAATAGCTTGAACCTTACTTTCCAGTGGTCTAAAACCTTCAGTTGATATCTCGTAACCTAGGAATTCTAATTTCTTCTCTTTAAACGTACATTTCTGTAGATTGATGGTGATACCAAATTCGCTAAGCCTTTTAAATAATTGTTCGAGATGACCGTCGTGTTCTTCCTCTGAGAGAGAAGCAACAAGTATGTCATCTAAATAACAATACACAAAATCAAAATCTCTTAAAACGGTGTTATTCATAAACCGCTGGAAAGTCTGGCAAGCGTTTCTTAGACCGAAACTCATTCTAGGGAACTCGTACAACCCAAACGGAGTCGTAATGGCCGTCTTCTCCACGTCTTCAGGATGTACCATGATGTTATGATAAGCTCTACGAATATCTACACAAGAAAATATGGACTTACCTGCTAGTAGATAGGTGAAGTCGTGTACTCTCGCAATAGGGTAACGATCCGGTTTCGTGACCGCGTTCAGAGCTCTGTAATCGCCACACGGACGAATCTCTCCATCTTTTTTAGGAACAATATGCAAAGGACTAGACCACGGACTCTTAGATGGCCTGCAAATGCCCATCTCCACCATTGTTTGAAATTCCTTTTTTGCTTTTTCGTACCTATCAGGAGGCAGCGGTCTAGTTCTTTGGTGTATCGGAGGCCCTGTCGTCTCTATATGATgataaatattgtgtttaggtGCCTCGATAAACGACAACGGCTTTAAAAGTTCTGGGTACTTGTGCAACAAATGATATGCCTTGTTATCcgtactaattaaattaattgatgAGTCAGTATGGTTTATGATCGTAccaattacataaatacttgTCAAATTATCAACTAACTTTTTGCCATACAAATCCACAATGAGTCTATAATTATGCAAAAAATCTGCTCCAATAATAGGTTGTTTAACatcacatacaataaaattccaCTTAAAAGTACGTctcaaattcaaatttaacgTTAATGTGACGTATCCATATGACTTAAACTCGGTGTTATTCGCGGCGTATAACTTGCAATTTTTAACGGATTGTAAAGAGTCTTTcgcaaatttaaagttttttggaaTCACACTCACATTTGCGCCTGTATCGACCAAAAATTTAAAACCAGAGTTTCTATCTATTACACTAAGGCGATAATTATTTACCAAGGTGCAGGGTTCCGCCGAAAACGTCTGCACGGTGTCTAGTTTCCCGTCGGCGACTGTCCTTTCCAGCTGCATGGCTGCACGCACTTATTAGCCTTGGTCTTGTATCGGTAATGGTAGAAACACAACCAATCAGGGCTGTTAGGGGTCCTCCCAGAGCGGCTGTTGTTGCGTGAGCGACTACGTGCACGTCCCTGGCTGCGGTTCCTCCTTCGGCTCCTACCTCGTCCACTAGAGCTGGCTAATTCACTGATGCGGCTGTTAATCTTCGCTAATTCCGCCGTTATAAAATCATTCGATGAACTTTGGCGCGATGTTGTCTGAATTGAGGCGACTTCATTCGGTTTAAACGTCTCCATGACCTTGTCGGCAATACTTGCAAGGCTTTCTAAGTTTTTTGAATCTGCTGACGCTACGACTGCCCTTACCGATGGTGGTAAATGACCTTGCCAAAAATAGACTAAAGTGTCGTCCGGAATTTTATCACGCGCAAGGTCACGCATTCTCCTCAGTAGCTGAGATGGTCGTTGCTCACCCAATTCCATGTCTGACATCAATTGCTGTAACCTCTTCGCTTCTGTCTCCTCGTAAACACTAAGCAATCTGGCCTTCAGAGTATCGAATTTGTTCTCACTAGGCGGCTTCTCAAGGATATCCGCAACTTGCTGAATTGCTTGCTTTCCTAATTTTGCGATGACCATATTGTAGTTTGATTGATCACCTGCCTTTTGTTGTGCTAAAATAGCTTCCACCTGCAAAAACCATAGTCGCGGCTGGTCCTGCCAAAAATCAGGTATCTTTGCAGCTAATGATATAGCGGATAATTCAATAGTTGTTGTTTGTGGGGTTGGTGGTGTCGGAGACATTCTGCTACACCTCTTAAATTTGCTTCCGATGACCCTGGAGCCGGGAGTTGTCTGCCCGATAGCACACGCAAACACACGCGCACTCAAGACGATTACGAATTTAACTCAACCAGATCcccataaaataattattacttaagtctgtatgcaaaataatattataattcacTGCCGTAAAAGTTCAAGGTGCACTCAATTAATGTTCATTCGGGGTCACCACTATAGGGTATCTGGGAGTATATAATAAGAAATGCGGCAGTACTTAATTAAGACGTGTATTTTACCAATCACGACCGGGAGACAACTAAGGAGCGAGCTATGCGTCGGGCCTTCCGTAGCCGCGCGGAATGCTGACAACGCATAGCAGTCCctataactatggaaaatgcccaatatgaagagggggtaaAATTTCAGTCTAGtataggtcaagtggggtatcatttaaGAGTTCAAATTGtacatacaaaaacatttttttaattgtttttcatagtcaaaaaatttaattatctatttaaaattatatacataatgcATATATatagatgattactataactagtgTATATcttaaataggcccttgaggcattgtaccaaggatgtttgcggcatttcctcgttgtatcgcaatactgatacgttgtgcgaggaagccgccagctcttcggtcaccagttacgtcaaccagacgtttcgtgatttctgcaaaaaaacttgtgcgcgctgggaccccatggacctagagtaaaattaattatgaaggaaaatgtgaaaaaaataccatctCTCTcattatctccgaagtttactaaagaaaaattatgacacaaacacatacatacataatatttcataatattaccatcactatacattttacaggaaaaatataatgagacctctatcttgataacttttttttataataaaaaaacttttccgTATTCACacacacttgaaatttctatttatttattttcaaaaaaagaacaatttttgtaatcggttcacatgatagagaattatcctcgaaaaccAACactttgccgatagatggcgctgtgtaGGTACTTCTCATCataagtctttcgcctttataggtacacgagataattcaaagtttgtacggaaccctcggtgcgcgagtaaaagaACTCGCACTttaccggtttttatttattttatggtatGCTAtcgttataataaatatttacagtaggtacatatggggctactttatagcactagtgcgagaagtagcatattacgttactgtgtcgaacatttaaagggccatatgtactgtaaaacgttgtacgatacatgtgcgaataggtaattcgcaactcgtgtcgatttaaaacactcccttcggtcgtgttttaatttatcgccactcgtttcgaatttcctatttttcgcacttgtatcgtaatgtactattacagtacatatggggctactttatagcactagtgcgagaagtagcatattacgttactgtgtcgaacatttaaagggccatatgtactgtaaaacgttgtacgatacatgtgcgaataggtaattcgcaactcgtgtcgatttaaaacactcccttcggtcatgttttaatttatcgccactcgtttcgaatttcctatttttcgcacttgtatcgtaatgtactattatatcacaatttataaaaactttatcTAAACTTatgaaactattttttctatacctagtagtagctttttaattacttatgcATTTCGCTCTAACGCACACACAGGAGACGCACGGACGAATGAGAACGAAATGACGTCATAAAGATATCATTTTGCTATCAGGCGTAAGTTCGAATTTGCCAGGAGGCCCCTATTGGATAGGAATCCTCCAAGAATATTGCATCCAACTTAGATACTTTGTTCGTATCAAGAGGAATTGCAATATACCGTAAGAATGCGCGCATCTTCGGCACGATTTTCATTtcactttatttaataatatcttCCTTCTAGTTGAAGCTTCCTTATTTTCGTACCTACTATAAAATGATTGCAAAATATCTATGAGTTTTATCCGTGCACTAAGAGTAGATTACGTAAATatgtcactcacgtattttaagtcgaaaacgctcgatatgtttcactccgtaccgaggagtgtcgtcaggagctGGCGTTGATACGGCGCAGAGATACGGTATATTTAAGTGACCCGTTTGaacatatttaataggtatgTCTGtatctcacggaagttttgatATTAAGATTAGACTTACAAAGGAAAAGTAAGTAGTTAAGAAAGGAAAAGTAAGTAGTtaagtaaggtaaggtaaggccATTTCGTACGTACCTTCTCACAGTGACAATCAGTCTGAAAGTCGttagggacctcatactattgccACTCTGACAAGGTACGTAATGGTACTGTaataaattccttgaccgtataCTCAACAGTACCGGTGcgtataattcataattcagaTTAGGTACTTAATCTGCGATAGAGTCTATATATTTGTGTAACTTAGAGGGCTAAACTCGTGCCCATATTGTTACAGGTGCCTTTTTATTTCAATGAACACACCATTTTTTCATTTACAACATCGTTGAGTGAGGCCCTACTCTCactggcgcccaacgtggggcgCCAGTGAGAGGGGGCAGATGGTACAGGCACGAGGTTAGCCCTCTCAGTTACACAAATATATAGCTTTCACAGATTAGGTacttaaacattattaaatttacaattatcAAGCTAAAAACACATAGGTGTTTTTAGCTACTTTTCAGGAGacgaaaaaaactgtttaattcGCTGTAGGTTACATATTTGTTAcaattattacaattttttttataactgatCAATAGTTTTTACATGTAAACTTGaagaaaataaacagttttttgtacaattttactaTAGGAattaaaaaccaaaattttgCTACATAGCGATTTTAGTTTAGTTCACTTAAAATAGTCATGTGCAAAATAGATAGGTACATAGCGATTTGTTGCCAAAGTTTTGTAGCACAGGAGATGTTACATAGCGGATATTGTAACAAGTTATGtgtcttaagaggctgtcaatacctaaagcgcgcacactgtctatttgtatcggagtaaatgagatagcactgtcgcatgttactgggcctgggcaagggaataataagaaaaatatttgaataaaaaaaagtggattattagtgtaatattttactcaaccacggtttagatataaatgttttgaaattgtgattttaattgcagacccataagtcaaaacaataaagacatagaaccgttaaattgtgattttaagaccaatctttgcaattattttctatcgagccgatttcgttcaatcatgtatcgagtacaaccacggtctttgaaatataattaatatgaacatatatttttcttacttgactaaaacaaatagtctttcttaaaaaactgtttaagtaacatcaatttcaaggacattgggtgttgacagcctcttaagatgCAGGTACTTTGAAGATGTGCTTGGTAACTAGGTGATCGTGTATTATGAGTTATCGCATTGCACTGTCGATCATAACACAAATATCCCAATCACAATGAGGTTCGAGAATATAAATTACTTAAGTTTAGAAAACGATGTCGGAATATAGAGATATTTTTCGATCGAAGTTTAGGatcaaattgaaaattaaaaccAGCGGAATTGAATTTGAAA
This genomic stretch from Cydia pomonella isolate Wapato2018A chromosome 24, ilCydPomo1, whole genome shotgun sequence harbors:
- the LOC133531081 gene encoding uncharacterized protein LOC133531081, whose amino-acid sequence is MSPTPPTPQTTTIELSAISLAAKIPDFWQDQPRLWFLQVEAILAQQKAGDQSNYNMVIAKLGKQAIQQVADILEKPPSENKFDTLKARLLSVYEETEAKRLQQLMSDMELGEQRPSQLLRRMRDLARDKIPDDTLVYFWQGHLPPSVRAVVASADSKNLESLASIADKVMETFKPNEVASIQTTSRQSSSNDFITAELAKINSRISELASSSGRGRSRRRNRSQGRARSRSRNNSRSGRTPNSPDWLCFYHYRYKTKANKCVQPCSWKGQSPTGN